The Bradysia coprophila strain Holo2 chromosome X unlocalized genomic scaffold, BU_Bcop_v1 contig_20, whole genome shotgun sequence region TATGTTCCGAAGCGACTGACAGTCGATTCCTTAGACCTGTAAGTCTTTCTATCACTGAAAGCCAGTCAGTTTtcctttgaataaaaaaaaatacagaaaaacatTCCAGCTCTGGGATTCTCACCCATCTGGAACACACCAGTAAGGTTGCACGATcacgataattttttttacgccGACACTTATTTGGATggaatcaacattttaaaaaaaatatatttccaaATTGGCCAACGTTTAACAGAATTGTTCAGCAGTCCCTTTAGCGAATTGGAGCTGGTTCAATAATATCGAATTTTACAACATAAATAAAAgatgaaacaaaatcaatttacattTCCTCTATCGATTACAATTTAGGATTCTACCCAGGTATTGGATTTATTGATTTACCAAGTGATGATTACGAAGACTGTATGTCTTCGTTCCAATTTGGTCCCACATACAGTTTTGTTTAATTCGTGCAGGAACAGGATATTCATTGAATGCATTCAGTATTTCTATTTCATAATCGCGCTCTTATCGGTCTGAAATTGTTAGTAAGCAAAAGATCTTCACacgaattaaacaaaattgaatttgtttcctcataaaaaattaatttgaagaGTTTGTATGGACGGCCATTCGTGAActtataatttcaattttttgctagaatttaagaatattttgttcactttgtggcacgacagagtaaagtaagCCAGGCAGGAGCAGACGACGAAAATACATTGAAAGGAGGGACCTAAATCCCGTTACAATCGTTTACGTATTCGTTTCATGCATTTGCATCAGTTAagactcggaacaggtcagttCAGGTGAAATTTAAATCAGGTCAAGTAAATTTcagatcaggtcaggtttttgattttcaggTCACAGGTCGACCTAAACCCGATCTATTCCAAGCCTTAAAAAGCGTTTTGCACTAAAATCAAAGGCCCACCTATGAATTTAGGTCCCTCGTCAAAATCGACTGCTCTCGCCTGTGTTACTTTACTCTGTCTGTAAACGTATTTCATTCGGTATTTTGACTCTACCTGCCGGCAGTGACAATCGAATGATTTACGAGTTTAGttatgaatttaatgaatatCAATTCCATTTGTAAATATTGACATATGAAGTAATTACTATCACTTACTACGAATTATCATTCGTTTGAATACTAGGAATAGAGGACACGGATAAACATACGACAAAtcgacaaaataataaatttaaagcaatttattttctattaaattgTGTCGAATTTGGTAATATGCATAGAACCGATTTCGGGTcaccaaaataaaattatttttttccaaatttctgtaaaatattgAACATGCTGTAGGTAAGCTTTACTATCTGCAATGATGCACAAAATCTTAGTGTATTGCAGGAAAACGTAACGCATACAATCTGAAAGTTAACTCACCGATGTGAACGTTTCCAAATTCATCGGATACAATTTCAATATGACCAGATCTTGTGGCTGTTTCAGTACTTCGGTTAAAATTATAATATTCCGTTTAACTGTGTCCAACTGATTGATCCAATCGGATTCGAATAAGCAGTAAATGAGTTGGCTATAATGGTATTTGATCTCGTTTCCAAAGTACATTACCACAAATATGTCGAAAGTGTTGTAGATGAGAATAACACAGTTTATGACGGTTTGGATTAGATTATTTTCAGAACTCTGCAATGAAAAACTCAATTTGTCCAACGTGATGGTTCGTTGTGGCCTTTCTAAAATTGttagattttttaattttagattCAAACTCACGAATGCTAAACCGTAGAGAGAGCCACAGATGCAGAGATTACTCGTAAAAATCTGTGCCAAGAATAAGTTCGAGAAACAAGCCTTGAAGGATGCCGTCTTTCTGGCACAGAAAAGTAGAcgattttttgaattgaatcaaaattgtttaacGTGTCAACATACTCTTTAATGTTACGGTGAGATTCAATCAACTTTTTTAAGTCTTCAACCGTCTCTTGCTTGTCAAAGACGTTCTTCGCTGCACTGTTCTTTGAGCCCAATTTTCTTAGGCTATTACCTAGTAATTGGTATTTTATTGAGCAATTGAACATCACATACCAATAAATTATCGTAAAGAATGTGACAACCATGGCAAATATGACTGCAGCTACGACAAACGTATGGGCCAAGCAATAGCCCACGATACTATTTTTCCAGTCCAATGGAAAACCAACGTTCAACGGTAACCGTCTCTCACTCGAGAAGAATGGTAatgataaaatgataaaaaggaaaatggcCAACAGCATTGAAAACACATTTATGTAGCCgaatttggcaaaattttccaatttgatgttaatttcatcaaattcgTTTACATCTTCGATCGAATGAACGCAGATATCATTCAGAAATTCATTGATTTCGTGTTGCTTCGAAAGTATGTAACCGAGTTTGACCACCAGGAGAGCACTGGCCACTGTTGCAGCGCTTAAATATACCGATTCGTTCATGTCGCCGCTTAAGTAAGCTCCTGAAGATAGTGAAGCGAAAAGCGATACCAACATTAttgaatttatcattttcttgCCTATCTTTGAGAAAGTTGACTCCTCGTCTTTGTGCCACATTCCGAATATTTGTAGAACTGTGATCACTTGACTGATAATTGGATGCGCCCTGATTGTGTACATTTTTGGAATTTCTTTCCGGTTGAAGGTACAAAACACAAATGATGAAGGATCGACTGGCAATGTTGATTCACCACTATGAAATGGTCAAACTAAAAGCGATTCAACTGGAAATACCATTTCACTATTTCTACGGCTGACAAATACCTATAATAACCAATTAGATCTAAACAGAACATAATCGGTAGAAGGTAAGAAGgagaataataatttacatGCGTGCGGgtcgaaaatcatttttctgtatacgtgagagtgtattggtgagctatgatatgaatcggtcggtagggaaagtaaacggtcgagaaggaaagtaacggttgggaaggaatgcaccaacacactctcactattacagaaaaatatctttcaaaataccccaatacacactcgatgtgtgttttcgcttgggcttcgcccgcgcgtgcacacacatcttgtgtgtattggggtatgttgaaatatactatttttgtAACGAGAGTCATTAAAGCCAAGCGGGAAAATTCAAAACGTTTATGTATACTATTTCGTTAGTCTctacaaaaaagttttttttttttaatttttcatgatGTGGACTTGCATCATACCCGCTAACTAACGCGCgcgagaagaaaatgaatgatgcgttaaaaattgaaagacaACCCCAATGACGTAATTTGTATTGTCAATTCACACCAAAAGTCcgctgaaatttattttttagttcATTGGTTCATCCATCGATTCATCGAAAATCTTGACAAAAATCCatacgagaaaagtgtgacgcagtctttgtagtacgatttctaaaatgactgatatcgctagagttgacgctttcagcttcgttacgcaaaaatgcaattttacacccaattaggtcaaacaagctggcttagatTAGATTGTATGGGACGAATCTCTGCGCCTAAGCCTCCGttgggcctgttgtgcgtgTCCCTTTTTCGTCTAATTGGACCTACTGATTAAACTGGAATCCGAACCACTGTCAAACGTTAGTCTTATTATCCTTACGTCGAGAGATACATTTCGACTTGAAATTCTGTATGAGTGTGATGTTTATGTGACATCACAGATGGCACTGTAAgttacaaaccaaaaaaatctgcgccgcaaagtggtagttgttcaggaacagacctaCAAGACAATTTACATATATTGACTAAGAGAATATGATGAAATAGGTTTTGAGGTGATATACGCCAAAGTGTAGAAACTGAAAGGTTCGGCTATACATTGTtgacgcgtctcaaaaaattttcttcggtcTTTTTTTGGTGAgaaagactgcgtcaagtcctccgctaccGCTCCGGCCATGATTCAAATTCTTAAAcgcacttatggcgtgaatCGAGTCTACTAGTTCATTTGGTGCACGGGATTTCAGAAATATCTAGAAAATAGCCGATATATTGGAAAAGAAGCTTAATGAAGTCATGTTGTTACATATAGTGTCgaatattggatttttttcttcaaaataattgagaCCGTTAATCAGTggttaattttgtttattaaagaATTGAGAGCTAAGAAAAGTGACCACGACTTACTTCTCCTCACAGTACGGTTCGGAATTGGAAGTTTCCAGTTCAAATATtccgaacttttttttactatgaATTCCGTATACATCACTCTCACTGCTTTTCGAATTAGAAAAGAATTCTAAGAACCACGAGTAAAtcgttccatttttattttctatgtaaCCGGTGCACCAGTGTGTAAACGACGCAAGGAAAATATCTTTAGCAAAGGAATGACTGCATTTTATTACTGAAACAGGGAGAAGAGATtagataaatcgaaaattcccTTCGCTTTCGAAACAAACATAAGTCTTCAGCTTTCAGAACTTCATCCAAACATGCGCCCTGTACATTTCCACCATTCGCAATGAAATCGGCATGCCCGATATTCTTACTGGTCCCTAGAGCTGAAGTTGTGTGCAAAACCTGTACAAAATTTGCATTGTCTGTACTAAGACTAAAATTAGATTTTGCTATCAGTGGTATTTTAAAATAGAAGGTCGGAGCGGCTGCGTCGAGGCCATAGATGGTTGAGATTTTAGTTTTGGTGGATTCATAAATGGTCTGTCCGGCCAGCCCAGATACGTGGGCTCCCAAAGAATGACCAGCAATTGAGATTGAATCCGCAGTTTTACCGCTCTTCTTTAACAAGGATAACATGAACGCAGCGAATTGTTTACCAACAGTTTGTACATGCTTTAGAGCGGCATTAATATAGTCATCAGACGCCAATTCTCTCCAATCTATCCCACAGAAATTggttttcttctcttttacccaagctttgaattttaaaatttgttattgaTAAAAAGCGACAGAAAAGTGTAGGAATGTTGTATACCTAAACCGATCTTGTATGGAGTGCCGCCtgaaaattagcaaaaaaaatttaagtgaaaatttcgtcttgcaacttcatcgaacaatatttttgtttattaaatattGTTCCGAACAGTCATAACCATGTTCACATCGCTACCTTCATCTGAAACGTTAAACAACGACCCCCATCCGTGGACAAGAAATGCAAAGTCAAGTTTGAAATCGAGATTCTTCGACATATCACTGGTGGTTGTCTCTTTATAGATTGTATCAGACCTGATAAGGTTGTCTTGTtgtattttacgaaaaaatgtgtatttggaTTTACTTACGAATGAATGCAGAAAAACCTCGTCTGTGGACTTGGTTTTACTGTTGCCGCTAGATTAAGGACTACGACTAATCCtagaatcaatttcattttcaggGGAAATGGGTAAATTGGTCCCTAGAATGTAATGTCGACTGAAATGACAACTATAAGGAAGTGATTGTATTATTTGCATTACCATTGCCTACAACACGAACTAACTAAAGAAAGTATCaacattttgattattatGTCATGCTGTCCGTGACGGAAATATATTAAGTCTTATCAAATTAAAAGAAGAATGGTGAGGTAAGGGTATATTGTTCTGATCATATACCAACGGTACAGATTTGGAAATTGTATCAAAAAGTTACTATTCAACTCGACACCAGTTTACCGCTGCATTCTACTCTTGATTCCAAGCTGAATCAGCTCAGGTCGCTCAGGTTCAGGccataaaatgtttcattttttatattcacCAGAAAGTACttatttcaacttttagaatCGCTAAAGCGAGAAAATTAGATAATCGAAGATATTTCGTTTCGACAATTATTCTAAAATATGGTGGGtatctgttatcaacagtAACTAACAGTAATAAACGATGagttgtaaattaaattttatagaaCAATAAAACGAGAAGGTATTAATGTGTACGTAGTAGCAGACGtacgttttaaaacaaataaagtaatagTCGACGTAATACCCAATCTGTTAAAAAGGGGTATATCTCTGACAATAAAATCCGCCTTTACGTCTAAAAATGAGCGTAAAATACTTATTtgtcattttacaaaaattaaattgaggGAATATAATTACTGGAGCACCTGTAGCTCCTAGATACCCACTAGTGACTCTCataagaaatttcatgaaaataactcCGTCATAAATTGATATTAACAGCAGTTAATATAACGAACTTttaaccaaggttctgaaagaacaggttaagccaaccctgagttgatcacgaaggcggtgacacacaatagcgtcaacggctgcgaagtttatatgtaaaatggaatttaacaaaaacaaaattctgaattttcgagaaaaatattttcttcaagttgatttctcccactatctgtttataaaatttggtgtcaaccgccttcgtggttgtctgaacctgttctttcagaactttgctTTTAACTgcacacattgaaattaattgcggcttgccaactttcggcaccctggaagttacttaaatagtctaggaatgcctccaaataaatttctaaaaatccaaaactaaattctagatttttagaaatttatttggaggcattccacgactatttaagtaaagtccagggtgccgaaagttgacaggccgcaattaatttcaatgtgttaaatACCGAATGCAGTTCCCACACAATTCAGCCATTATACATAAAACGTATTCATCCAATCACCAAGCCATAAACGCTACAACGAAAATATACGTGTGCCGCCGAAGCAGCTGTCATTCAAATCATCAACATACAACCGCGACAGCAGAAAAACTCATTCGTTAACCAACAGTGTTCGAAACGAGTGtatataaataatattaaCGAGATCTATACACAATATTGTCAGTGATGTAAATAATCGAAACGAATGTGCTATTATTATTTGCCGTGTTCATCAGTCGATGCAATTACAAATTAAGAGTCTTTGAAAGTACGACACagcattgtttttgttttgttcgctggttctttctaaaaaaaagtttttgaaaattatccGCGGCTGATGATATCATATCATTTTTATATGACGTCAGTTTTGTGTGTGATAGCGGGTATTTGAGTTGAACTACAcgcatttttttgaatttcgtgaAGTCGAAATTTCGGTTTGaatgttttggacgataaaaataacattttgcaattttttgttggattaaagagaaggaaaaaaaagtgttatAAAAATAACTTGTATCAAAAAAGTCAGTGATTTTTATTGGGTGCATTTGagatttaagaaaaataaaaaaaatcgaaatttcagtttattttacatttaaatttgaaatcgagaattttcttttgtcagC contains the following coding sequences:
- the LOC119068834 gene encoding phospholipase A1 VesT1.02-like; the protein is MKLILGLVVVLNLAATVKPSPQTRFFCIHSSDTIYKETTTSDMSKNLDFKLDFAFLVHGWGSLFNVSDEGGTPYKIGLAWVKEKKTNFCGIDWRELASDDYINAALKHVQTVGKQFAAFMLSLLKKSGKTADSISIAGHSLGAHVSGLAGQTIYESTKTKISTIYGLDAAAPTFYFKIPLIAKSNFSLSTDNANFVQVLHTTSALGTSKNIGHADFIANGGNVQGACLDEVLKAEDLLIKCSHSFAKDIFLASFTHWCTGYIENKNGTIYSWFLEFFSNSKSSESDVYGIHSKKKFGIFELETSNSEPYCEEK
- the LOC119068833 gene encoding odorant receptor 94b-like is translated as MYTIRAHPIISQVITVLQIFGMWHKDEESTFSKIGKKMINSIMLVSLFASLSSGAYLSGDMNESVYLSAATVASALLVVKLGYILSKQHEINEFLNDICVHSIEDVNEFDEINIKLENFAKFGYINVFSMLLAIFLFIILSLPFFSSERRLPLNVGFPLDWKNSIVGYCLAHTFVVAAVIFAMVVTFFTIIYWYVMFNCSIKYQLLGNSLRKLGSKNSAAKNVFDKQETVEDLKKLIESHRNIKEKTASFKACFSNLFLAQIFTSNLCICGSLYGLAFSSENNLIQTVINCVILIYNTFDIFVVMYFGNEIKYHYSQLIYCLFESDWINQLDTVKRNIIILTEVLKQPQDLVILKLYPMNLETFTSIVKLTYSMFNILQKFGKK